The Vidua chalybeata isolate OUT-0048 chromosome 24, bVidCha1 merged haplotype, whole genome shotgun sequence genome includes a window with the following:
- the TEAD3 gene encoding transcriptional enhancer factor TEF-5 — translation MDKSLDNDAEGVWSPDIEQSFQEALAIYPPCGRRKIILSDEGKMYGRNELIARYIKLRTGKTRTRKQVSSHLQVLARRKSREIQSKLKAMNLDQVSKDKALQSMASMSSAQIVSASVLQNKLSPPPPLPQAVFSAAPRFWSGPIPGQPGPSQDIKPFAQPAYPIQPPMPPSLASYEPLAPLPPAASAVPVWQDRTIASSKLRLLEYSAFMEVPRDAETYSKHLFVHIGQTNPSYSDPLLEAVDIRQIYDKFPEKKGGLKELYERGPQNSFFLVKFWADLNSTIQDGPGTFYGVSSQYSSAENMTITVSTKVCSFGKQVVEKVETEYARLENGRFVYRIHRSPMCEYMINFIHKLKHLPEKYMMNSVLENFTILQVVTNRDTQETLLCIAFVFEVSTSEHGAQHHVYKLVKD, via the exons ATGGACAAGAGTCTGGACAATGATGCCGAGGGTGTGTGGAGTCCAGACATCGAGCAGAGCTTCCAGGAGGCGCTGGCGATCTACCCACCCTGCGGCCGGAGGAAAATCATCCTCTCAGATGAGGGCAAGATGTACG GTCGTAACGAGCTGATTGCCCGCTACATCAAGCTGCGAACGGGGAAGACACGGACGAGGAAGCAG GTCTCTAGCCACTTGCAGGTTCTTGCCCGACGGAAATCTCGTGAGATTCAGTCCAAGCTGAAG GCCATGAACTTG gacCAGGTCTCGAAGGAtaaggctctgcagagcatgGCTTCCATGTCCTCGGCGCAGATTGTGTCGGCCAGCGTCCTGCAGAACAAGCTCAGccccccccctcctcttcctcaggcCGTCTTCTCTGCTGCCCCCAGG TTTTGGAGTGGGCCTATCCCAGGACAGCCTGGACCCTCTCAGGA cattAAACCGTTTGCACAACCAGCTTACCCCATCCAGCCACCCATGCCTCCATCACTAGCCA gttACGAGCCCTTGGCTCCGCTCCCGCCAGCTGCCTCGGCCGTGCCGGTCTGGCAGGACCGCACCATCGCCTCCAGCAAGCTCCGGCTCCTCGAGTACTCCGCCTTCATGGAGGTGCCCCGGGACGCCGAAACG TACAGCAAACACCTCTTCGTGCACATCGGCCAGACGAACCCCTCGTACAGCGACCCGCTGCTGGAGGCCGTGGACATCCGCCAGATCTACGACAAGTTTCCCGAGAAGAAAGGCGGCCTCAAGGAGCTCTATGAGCGTGGGCCCCAGAACTCCTTCTTTCTCGTCAAGTTTTGG gcGGATCTGAACAGCACGATCCAGGACGGGCCGGGGACCTTCTATGGTGTCAGCAGCCAGTACAGCAGTGCAGAGAACATGACCATCACAGTCTCCACCAAGGTGTGCTCCTTTGGGAAGCAGGTCGTGGAGAAGGTGGAG ACGGAGTATGCACGGCTGGAGAACGGCCGCTTCGTCTACCGCATCCACCGGTCTCCCATGTGCGAGTACATGATCAACTTCATCCACAAACTCAAGCACCTCCCAGAGAAGTACATGATGAACAGTGTCCTGGAGAATTTCACCATCCTGCAG gttGTTACGAACAGGGATACCCAGGAAACCTTGCTCTGCATTGCCTTCGTTTTCGAGGTCTCCACCAGCGAGCACGGCGCCCAGCACCACGTGTACAAGTTGGTCAAGGACTAG